The following coding sequences lie in one Kamptonema formosum PCC 6407 genomic window:
- a CDS encoding DUF5357 family protein, producing the protein MRNLIKANVILQRILLPPQVLHWKTPLLISLFFFLFSALEIKNKALKDTLADCSWLFLTIGIGWRTSQEPFIISGISLSPWITGALISGFLSVNLTPDRQSLAVIFWPLISICLAVIIKFIRSGAKLQPHPPLIRPIFLVIILTNTLLTCFLAFHFIIQDWLQEYPSVLAEDFTKSGFVVNFKPPSLNNSRGMTMLKVMENQLRLKTRKRSWQKVEEWLIAVSRKQVSLRNQMFKNISPLAENSKWDIETYVIQGQSLYKIEFLARWLGPTTKPGGYTLSKYCEVAKVSNRATVNCDPIKIYNPTRKIDIIKGVNQV; encoded by the coding sequence ATGAGAAATCTTATTAAAGCCAATGTAATTTTACAAAGGATTTTGCTTCCGCCTCAAGTTTTACATTGGAAAACACCTCTATTAATCAGTCTGTTTTTCTTCCTGTTCTCAGCCTTAGAAATTAAGAATAAAGCACTCAAGGATACTCTAGCTGATTGTAGCTGGCTATTTTTGACAATTGGGATTGGTTGGCGGACAAGTCAGGAGCCATTTATCATCTCTGGAATTAGTCTTAGTCCTTGGATTACAGGAGCATTAATTAGCGGGTTTTTATCAGTAAATTTGACTCCCGATCGCCAATCTTTAGCTGTTATCTTTTGGCCCTTGATTTCAATATGTCTTGCTGTTATAATTAAATTTATTCGTTCAGGGGCAAAATTGCAACCTCATCCCCCCTTAATTCGCCCAATATTTTTAGTGATAATTCTGACTAATACTCTTCTAACTTGTTTTCTCGCATTTCATTTTATAATTCAAGACTGGCTACAAGAATATCCGAGCGTGCTAGCCGAGGATTTCACTAAGAGCGGTTTCGTTGTCAATTTCAAGCCGCCATCCCTCAATAATTCTAGAGGTATGACTATGCTTAAAGTAATGGAAAATCAACTGAGACTTAAAACTCGAAAAAGATCGTGGCAAAAAGTAGAAGAATGGCTAATTGCCGTGAGTAGGAAACAAGTTTCTCTGCGAAATCAGATGTTTAAAAATATCTCTCCTCTTGCAGAAAACTCGAAGTGGGATATAGAAACTTATGTAATCCAAGGGCAATCTCTTTATAAAATAGAATTTTTGGCAAGATGGCTTGGGCCTACTACCAAACCGGGAGGATATACCCTGAGCAAATATTGTGAGGTAGCGAAGGTATCAAATAGAGCAACTGTTAATTGCGATCCAATTAAGATATATAATCCTACTAGGAAAATAGACATAATTAAAGGAGTAAACCAAGTATGA
- a CDS encoding ABC transporter permease has translation MNVSRIFTIALNVFWEVIRDRILYLIVFFAVLMGAAVRFIPELAATAERKIILDIGMAAIGVLGLVVTVFVSTGLVNKEIEKRTVYVLVAKPISRSELIVGKHIGLSIVLAVLVAGMTLIYITILSLSQISYPLGSILIATLFVWIELSLLTAVGILFGVFTSSLLATLLTFGVYLMGHSTRDLVALGKLTKNPTIEQLMMGLYLVLPDLARLNLRNDAVYGQILHIVALITNAGYGLLYIVLVLSIAIAVFSRREF, from the coding sequence ATGAATGTGAGTAGAATCTTCACTATTGCCCTTAATGTTTTTTGGGAAGTGATTCGCGATCGTATTCTTTACCTAATTGTTTTTTTTGCTGTGTTAATGGGGGCCGCCGTGAGGTTTATCCCAGAACTAGCAGCGACAGCAGAGAGAAAAATCATCTTAGATATTGGCATGGCTGCTATTGGAGTTTTGGGCTTAGTTGTTACAGTTTTTGTCTCCACTGGGCTTGTTAATAAAGAAATCGAAAAACGGACGGTTTATGTCTTAGTGGCTAAACCGATTTCGCGCTCAGAATTGATAGTTGGTAAGCATATAGGATTATCAATTGTGCTGGCTGTGCTGGTAGCGGGAATGACTCTTATTTATATAACCATCCTAAGTTTAAGTCAAATTTCTTACCCACTAGGAAGCATTTTAATTGCCACCTTATTTGTCTGGATAGAGTTGTCTCTGCTAACAGCAGTAGGGATTCTCTTTGGTGTATTTACAAGTTCGCTACTGGCAACTTTGCTGACGTTTGGAGTTTATTTGATGGGGCACTCAACCCGCGATTTAGTAGCGCTAGGCAAGTTAACCAAAAATCCTACTATTGAGCAATTAATGATGGGGCTGTATCTGGTTTTACCCGACTTAGCACGGCTAAATCTAAGAAATGATGCTGTTTACGGTCAAATACTGCATATAGTTGCTTTAATCACTAATGCTGGCTATGGTTTGCTGTACATAGTGCTGGTGTTGTCAATTGCGATCGCAGTCTTCTCGCGGCGGGAATTTTAA
- the larE gene encoding ATP-dependent sacrificial sulfur transferase LarE has protein sequence MLTEKLEQLQTIFSQMDRALIAYSGGIDSTLVAKIAFDMLGNRALAVTAVSPSLLPEDLEDARIQALSIGIAHEEVQTQEMANPNYTSNPVNRCYFCKSELHDTLKPLAIERGYSYVVDGVNADDLKDYRPGIQAAKERGARSPLAEVGVTKLEVRQLAKELGLPWWDKPAQPCLSSRFPYGEEITVWKLQRVGRAERYLRQLGLKNLRVRSEGDTARIELPAEEIKEFVLGVDLSGIVAMFQEFGFVYVTLDLEGYRSGKLNQLLLTVNS, from the coding sequence ATGCTAACAGAAAAATTAGAACAACTACAAACCATATTTAGTCAGATGGATCGGGCTTTAATTGCCTACTCAGGTGGAATTGATAGTACCTTAGTCGCAAAAATTGCTTTTGATATGCTCGGCAATCGCGCCTTAGCTGTTACAGCAGTTTCCCCATCTTTATTACCAGAAGATTTGGAAGATGCCCGCATTCAAGCCTTATCAATTGGAATTGCCCATGAGGAAGTGCAAACTCAAGAAATGGCTAATCCCAATTACACTTCTAACCCAGTTAATCGGTGTTATTTCTGCAAAAGTGAATTGCACGATACCCTCAAACCTTTAGCAATTGAACGAGGTTATTCTTATGTAGTAGATGGCGTTAATGCTGATGATTTAAAAGATTATCGTCCGGGAATTCAAGCTGCAAAGGAAAGAGGGGCGAGATCGCCTTTAGCAGAAGTAGGTGTTACTAAATTAGAAGTGCGGCAATTGGCAAAAGAATTGGGTTTGCCTTGGTGGGATAAACCCGCACAACCTTGTCTGAGTTCCCGCTTTCCTTACGGTGAAGAAATTACGGTTTGGAAGTTACAAAGAGTGGGACGTGCTGAGAGGTATTTGCGGCAGTTGGGATTAAAGAATCTGAGGGTAAGATCTGAGGGAGATACGGCGCGGATTGAGTTACCAGCGGAGGAAATTAAGGAGTTTGTATTGGGTGTGGATTTGTCGGGAATTGTGGCAATGTTTCAGGAGTTTGGTTTTGTTTATGTGACTCTAGATTTGGAGGGCTATCGCAGTGGAAAATTGAATCAACTACTTTTAACTGTTAATAGTTAG
- the moaC gene encoding cyclic pyranopterin monophosphate synthase MoaC: MTQDLQQNSSKLPTESQLTHLDERGEAQMVDVSAKTPTLRQAVAAAQVRMSPETFAAIQAGNAPKGDVLGTARLAGIMGAKQTAQLIPLCHPLPLQKIEVQVIPDAELPGYQIRAEIKTKAETGVEMEALTAVSVAALTLYDMAKALEKSIQIESIRLVSKTGGKSGDFVNS, encoded by the coding sequence ATGACGCAAGACCTCCAGCAAAATTCTTCTAAATTGCCCACAGAGAGTCAACTAACTCATCTAGACGAACGCGGCGAAGCCCAAATGGTGGACGTTTCAGCCAAAACCCCCACCCTCCGCCAAGCCGTAGCCGCCGCCCAGGTACGGATGTCACCGGAGACATTTGCCGCAATTCAAGCTGGCAATGCCCCCAAAGGCGATGTCTTGGGAACCGCAAGACTCGCTGGCATCATGGGGGCCAAGCAAACTGCACAATTGATTCCCCTCTGCCATCCCTTGCCCCTGCAAAAAATAGAAGTTCAGGTGATACCAGATGCCGAGTTACCGGGGTATCAAATTCGCGCTGAGATCAAAACCAAGGCGGAAACAGGTGTGGAAATGGAAGCTTTGACGGCGGTTTCGGTGGCCGCGCTGACGTTGTACGATATGGCGAAGGCTTTGGAAAAGTCGATCCAGATAGAATCAATTCGATTGGTAAGTAAGACAGGTGGTAAATCTGGGGATTTTGTTAATAGTTAA
- a CDS encoding MFS transporter, whose protein sequence is MLFISGLLFWCSLGSLLPTLPLYVQYVGGTNQQIGLVMGAFAIGLLLSRPWLGPMADTRGRKLVLLVGALVAELAPMGYLFVTSIPLLLVIRAFHGISIAAFSTGYSALVTDLSPEGRRGELIGYMSLITPVGIAIGPAIGGYLQAWVGYTPLFMMSSSLGMLALICTYQVWEPGYIDTSKIKQKSQIKTQKSNEILSYFQMLWNPRVRIPALVLMSVGLVFGAVSTFMPLFLQQTKVNLNPGLFYSMAAIASFAIRLPTGKASDRYGRGIFISGGLVCYALSMIVMCTANSSNAFLLAALFEGIGGGTVVPMMVTLMADRCEPHERGRLFSLCVGGFDLGIAIAGPTLGLVAEFFGYRNMFAIACILAIFATILFITKSSKDLPHSLRFSLGQGKDVYALKN, encoded by the coding sequence ATGTTATTCATTTCAGGTCTATTATTTTGGTGTAGCTTAGGTTCCTTACTGCCAACTTTGCCCCTTTACGTCCAATATGTGGGCGGTACAAATCAGCAAATTGGCTTAGTCATGGGCGCTTTTGCCATCGGACTATTGCTATCACGACCTTGGTTGGGGCCGATGGCCGATACTAGGGGTAGAAAGCTGGTTTTACTTGTGGGTGCGTTAGTAGCAGAACTCGCGCCAATGGGTTATTTATTTGTAACATCAATCCCTTTGTTGCTAGTAATTCGGGCTTTTCATGGCATTAGTATTGCCGCTTTTAGCACTGGTTATAGCGCCTTGGTGACAGATTTATCCCCGGAAGGACGCAGGGGAGAATTAATTGGCTATATGAGTTTGATTACTCCGGTTGGTATCGCTATTGGGCCGGCTATTGGCGGATATTTACAAGCTTGGGTGGGTTATACACCTTTGTTTATGATGTCTTCTAGTCTAGGAATGTTGGCTTTAATTTGCACTTACCAGGTTTGGGAACCTGGTTATATAGATACTTCCAAGATTAAGCAAAAATCTCAAATCAAAACTCAAAAATCTAATGAGATTTTGTCTTATTTTCAAATGCTTTGGAACCCTCGCGTTCGCATTCCCGCTTTAGTTTTGATGTCCGTTGGTTTGGTATTTGGGGCTGTGAGTACATTTATGCCTTTGTTTTTACAGCAGACAAAGGTAAATTTAAATCCAGGACTATTTTACTCGATGGCCGCGATCGCCAGTTTCGCGATCCGTTTACCCACCGGCAAAGCTTCCGATCGCTACGGTCGCGGCATCTTTATTAGTGGCGGCTTGGTCTGCTATGCTCTTTCTATGATAGTTATGTGTACGGCCAATAGCAGCAATGCCTTTTTGCTAGCAGCCTTGTTTGAAGGTATTGGTGGCGGAACAGTAGTTCCGATGATGGTAACGCTAATGGCGGACAGGTGCGAACCTCACGAACGAGGTCGTCTGTTCTCCTTGTGTGTGGGTGGGTTTGATTTGGGAATTGCGATCGCAGGCCCTACACTAGGCTTAGTCGCAGAATTTTTCGGTTATAGAAATATGTTCGCGATCGCCTGCATACTCGCTATCTTCGCTACAATCCTGTTTATCACCAAATCCAGCAAAGATTTACCCCACTCTCTAAGGTTCTCCCTCGGTCAAGGTAAAGATGTCTACGCCCTGAAGAATTAA
- a CDS encoding DUF433 domain-containing protein, whose protein sequence is MQPEEYFDFLNPEDIRVKGTRVGIEHILSEYIHNGKPPEEIAKQFRTVTLAQTKYPSD, encoded by the coding sequence ATGCAGCCAGAAGAATATTTTGACTTTCTTAATCCCGAAGATATCCGGGTTAAAGGAACGCGAGTTGGCATTGAACATATACTCTCTGAATACATCCACAATGGCAAACCTCCTGAAGAAATAGCCAAACAGTTTCGCACTGTCACGCTGGCTCAAACAAAATATCCCAGCGATTGA
- a CDS encoding D-glycero-alpha-D-manno-heptose-1,7-bisphosphate 7-phosphatase has protein sequence MKQAVFLDRDGVLNIEAGYIHRLEDLNLIPGVAKAVRQLNDRGIFCCLVSNQSGPARDYYPVSHVDALHQRLCNLLEIEAGAKLDALYYCPYLSQPEGGINPEFTRWTTWRKPNTGMLVAAAWEQDLDLQNSFMVGDKATDVDMAHNAGCQGILVQTGYGESVLSGEYQHHTKPDFIAADLAVAVEWILRRIDVD, from the coding sequence ATGAAACAAGCAGTTTTTCTTGACCGCGATGGAGTTTTAAATATTGAAGCTGGATATATTCACCGCCTTGAAGACTTAAACTTAATTCCGGGAGTAGCTAAAGCAGTACGTCAATTAAATGACAGAGGAATATTTTGCTGTCTAGTTTCTAATCAGTCTGGTCCAGCCAGAGATTATTATCCAGTTAGCCACGTAGATGCACTCCATCAACGTCTCTGTAATTTGTTAGAAATAGAAGCAGGCGCAAAATTAGATGCTCTTTATTATTGTCCTTATTTGAGTCAACCAGAAGGCGGAATCAACCCCGAATTTACGCGCTGGACTACTTGGCGAAAACCGAACACGGGGATGTTAGTAGCCGCAGCTTGGGAACAGGATTTAGACTTGCAAAATAGTTTTATGGTGGGGGATAAAGCCACTGATGTTGATATGGCTCATAATGCTGGTTGCCAAGGGATTTTAGTGCAGACGGGATATGGTGAAAGTGTACTCAGTGGGGAATATCAGCATCATACTAAACCGGATTTTATTGCAGCAGATTTAGCGGTAGCAGTTGAGTGGATTTTGAGGCGAATTGATGTTGATTAA
- a CDS encoding glycosyltransferase family 9 protein: protein MRIVALVPGGIGDQILFFPTLDGLKQLYPNTQVDAIVEPRAKGAYRVCKSVKEVIPYDFKDRNALADWGNLLGIIRDREYEAVISLGQRWSVGLLLWLTGINKRVGYAGGGSIFLTDAIPLKTEQYAAEMYHDLLQGFDINTPCPPLAINVPKQDIQWAEAEQQRLGIKDSGYILIHGGSSQLALSKGIDKIYPVDKWQQIIQDLQQRQPNLPVVVVKGPEDAAFVDKLVESCPQVLAIAPDDIGKLAAAIAAANLMLCTDSAPMHLAVAVQTYTIALFGPTDPAKLLPKSDRFIGLKSPTGKMADISPQDVLKKVWGG, encoded by the coding sequence ATGCGAATTGTTGCCCTTGTTCCTGGGGGGATTGGCGATCAAATTTTGTTTTTTCCTACCCTGGATGGCTTAAAACAACTCTATCCGAATACTCAGGTTGACGCGATCGTGGAACCAAGGGCCAAAGGTGCCTACCGTGTCTGCAAGTCTGTCAAAGAAGTTATCCCCTATGATTTTAAAGACCGCAATGCTTTAGCTGACTGGGGAAACTTGCTGGGTATTATCCGCGATCGCGAATACGAAGCTGTGATCTCCCTGGGACAGCGCTGGAGTGTGGGACTCCTGCTGTGGTTGACTGGTATTAACAAGCGAGTTGGCTATGCTGGCGGCGGTTCTATTTTTCTGACGGACGCGATACCGCTAAAAACTGAGCAGTATGCTGCGGAAATGTATCACGATTTACTCCAAGGCTTTGATATTAATACGCCCTGTCCGCCCCTGGCAATTAATGTCCCCAAGCAAGACATACAATGGGCTGAAGCGGAACAGCAGCGTTTAGGGATTAAAGATAGCGGTTACATTTTGATTCACGGCGGTTCTAGTCAGTTGGCTTTGTCTAAGGGGATTGACAAAATTTACCCTGTGGATAAATGGCAGCAGATTATTCAAGATTTACAACAGCGACAGCCTAATTTGCCTGTGGTGGTGGTTAAGGGGCCGGAGGATGCAGCTTTTGTGGACAAATTAGTGGAGTCTTGTCCGCAGGTGTTGGCGATCGCGCCTGATGATATTGGTAAGTTGGCCGCTGCGATCGCTGCTGCTAATTTGATGCTATGTACTGACAGTGCGCCGATGCACTTAGCGGTAGCAGTTCAGACTTATACGATCGCCTTGTTTGGGCCTACTGACCCAGCGAAGTTATTGCCAAAGAGCGATCGTTTTATTGGCCTCAAATCACCTACGGGTAAAATGGCTGACATTTCACCTCAAGACGTTCTCAAAAAAGTCTGGGGAGGGTAA
- a CDS encoding RNA-guided endonuclease InsQ/TnpB family protein — MYAVQKDVWHLTGFDKTIVEQLLRWSNNLFNVGTYESRQRYFENKSAVKYLDLYRIAKTNENYGLLYSQVAQQSIKSVAESFNSFRALEKLAYKGELNQKPRLPKYRTKGGMYQISYPGQALKVVGNKVRLPLGNKGKEHFGTDALWVPLPERIKDCQIKELRLIPRNGEVWVEYIHKSFTKQAPSCSLEVTGILGIDRGINNWLTCVSSNGKPFIIDGRKLKSWNQWFNKEKARIESEHAKYKMPKGFSSKRLQQLSETRTRRMRDAVNKAVRTIVDYCENHQINVMIFGWNKGQKQEVNMGGKTNQNFVQIPTSKVKERLAQECNLRGWRFVDQDESYTSKASFLDRDFLPVKVGEKPNNWQPSGKRIKRGLYRSSAGWLINADTNGAANIIRKAKVATDSFVERVGSGLLTNPLRIKLWADSSPKVCP; from the coding sequence ATGTACGCAGTACAAAAAGATGTATGGCATTTAACGGGGTTCGACAAGACCATTGTCGAGCAACTACTGAGATGGTCAAACAACCTGTTTAATGTCGGGACTTATGAAAGTCGGCAACGGTACTTTGAAAACAAAAGTGCTGTCAAATATCTCGATTTGTACAGGATTGCCAAGACCAACGAGAATTACGGGTTGCTATACTCGCAAGTCGCGCAACAATCCATCAAATCTGTTGCTGAATCTTTTAACTCTTTCCGAGCATTAGAGAAATTAGCTTATAAAGGAGAACTCAACCAAAAACCGAGACTTCCCAAGTACAGAACCAAAGGAGGAATGTATCAGATTTCATATCCTGGTCAAGCGTTGAAAGTAGTGGGGAATAAAGTTAGATTACCTCTAGGGAATAAAGGTAAAGAACATTTTGGAACAGATGCTCTCTGGGTTCCGTTACCTGAACGGATCAAAGATTGTCAGATTAAAGAACTCCGGCTAATCCCTAGAAATGGTGAGGTTTGGGTCGAGTACATTCATAAATCTTTTACCAAACAAGCCCCTAGCTGTAGCTTGGAAGTAACAGGGATTTTGGGAATAGATCGCGGCATCAATAATTGGTTAACTTGTGTCTCTAGCAATGGCAAGCCATTTATTATTGATGGTCGGAAGTTAAAGTCTTGGAACCAATGGTTTAACAAAGAAAAGGCGCGAATCGAATCGGAACACGCCAAATATAAGATGCCTAAAGGTTTCTCGTCAAAACGGCTGCAACAGTTGTCGGAAACTCGTACCAGAAGGATGAGAGATGCGGTTAATAAGGCAGTTAGAACCATCGTAGATTATTGCGAAAACCACCAAATTAACGTCATGATTTTCGGTTGGAATAAGGGGCAAAAGCAAGAAGTAAATATGGGAGGTAAGACCAATCAGAACTTTGTCCAAATACCGACATCTAAAGTCAAAGAACGCCTAGCTCAAGAATGTAACTTAAGGGGATGGCGATTTGTAGATCAAGACGAATCTTATACGTCAAAAGCTAGTTTTTTAGACCGAGATTTTCTGCCAGTAAAAGTTGGTGAAAAACCCAACAATTGGCAGCCATCGGGTAAGCGAATCAAGCGAGGTCTGTACCGTTCTAGCGCTGGGTGGTTAATCAATGCAGATACTAACGGGGCAGCGAACATCATTAGAAAAGCAAAAGTAGCCACAGACTCATTTGTTGAGCGAGTGGGTAGCGGGTTGCTGACTAACCCTTTAAGAATTAAACTTTGGGCGGATTCATCTCCCAAAGTTTGTCCTTAA
- a CDS encoding Uma2 family endonuclease, translated as MQVQLQQIIVSPGQQLLMTDVSWQMYEQLLEEYAEKRGTRINYSQGILEIMVPLPEHEDDKVMIADFVKAILEEYEIEFRSLGSTTFKSQNMLQGLEADDCFYIENEVAVRGKKRIDLTVDPPPDLAIEIDITSRTRFNNYQALGVGELWRFNGKKLEINVLQAGQYVQVSESPHFPRLPLLDRAIAQYLEQSKIEGRNKTMKAFRAWVRAQIE; from the coding sequence ATGCAAGTCCAACTTCAACAAATCATCGTCTCCCCCGGTCAGCAACTTCTGATGACCGATGTCAGTTGGCAAATGTACGAACAACTGTTAGAGGAGTATGCTGAAAAACGGGGTACGCGGATTAATTATAGTCAGGGAATCTTAGAAATTATGGTGCCCTTACCGGAACATGAAGATGATAAAGTAATGATTGCTGACTTTGTAAAAGCCATATTGGAAGAATATGAGATAGAATTTCGCAGTCTGGGTTCGACCACGTTTAAAAGTCAAAATATGTTACAGGGACTAGAAGCCGATGACTGTTTTTATATCGAAAATGAGGTCGCCGTTCGCGGCAAAAAACGTATTGATTTAACTGTCGATCCGCCTCCAGATTTAGCCATTGAAATTGACATTACTTCTCGCACCCGGTTTAATAATTATCAAGCATTAGGAGTCGGAGAACTGTGGCGATTTAATGGGAAGAAATTAGAAATCAACGTGCTGCAAGCAGGGCAATACGTACAGGTTAGTGAAAGTCCTCATTTTCCAAGGTTGCCATTGCTGGATCGAGCGATCGCTCAGTATTTAGAACAAAGTAAAATTGAGGGAAGAAATAAAACAATGAAAGCTTTTCGGGCTTGGGTAAGGGCACAAATTGAATAA
- the ispD gene encoding 2-C-methyl-D-erythritol 4-phosphate cytidylyltransferase, translating to MHLLIPAAGSGRRMGSDRNKLLLPLLGKSLLAWTLEVAEASEHITWIGIMGQPADFPDFQEILTNFPLTKPVLLIHGGATRQESVYNGLQALPATAEQVLIHDGARCLATPDLFNRCAEALFQFPGLIAAVPVKDTIKVTDETGLVKDTPDRSQLWAAQTPQGFEVKLLKDCHAKGRQLGWEVTDDAALFEKCGLPVQIVQGEETNLKVTTPMDLAIAEFILRQRAQAHL from the coding sequence GTGCATTTATTAATTCCCGCCGCAGGCAGTGGCCGGCGGATGGGCAGCGATCGCAATAAGTTGCTGCTACCATTATTGGGCAAATCCTTACTGGCTTGGACTCTGGAAGTCGCTGAAGCCTCGGAACATATTACCTGGATTGGGATTATGGGCCAACCAGCAGATTTTCCTGACTTTCAAGAAATTCTGACCAATTTCCCTCTGACTAAGCCAGTCCTACTGATTCATGGAGGTGCAACTCGCCAAGAGTCAGTTTACAACGGTTTGCAGGCGCTTCCAGCAACAGCAGAGCAAGTTTTGATTCACGACGGCGCGAGGTGTCTGGCCACGCCAGATTTGTTTAATCGCTGCGCTGAGGCGTTGTTCCAGTTTCCGGGTTTAATTGCGGCTGTCCCAGTTAAGGACACGATTAAAGTTACTGATGAAACTGGCTTAGTAAAAGATACTCCCGATCGCAGCCAACTGTGGGCGGCCCAAACTCCCCAAGGATTTGAGGTCAAATTATTAAAAGATTGTCACGCCAAAGGCCGTCAATTGGGATGGGAAGTCACAGACGATGCGGCTTTGTTTGAAAAATGCGGTTTGCCAGTCCAAATTGTTCAGGGAGAGGAGACAAATTTGAAGGTGACAACGCCAATGGATTTAGCGATCGCAGAATTCATCTTGCGGCAACGAGCTCAGGCGCACCTTTAA
- a CDS encoding LysR family transcriptional regulator, protein MKEINTRKMKISQLHALVAVADCGNFSDAALSLELSQSAVSHAIASLEEELGVPLFHRGRHGAHLTPVGERILAHGREILQSLEMMVKEASLERGLQGGLVRIASFRSVATHVLPGVIANFRRRFPKIAVSITEIPHTQGVEQAVRSRRADIGIVTIPTCDEFETRELLRDEYIVLVPPNAKLKGNKFTWEDLASFPLILEPPDYSCSWPIRNYLTAAELLVDIAYELSEDSTILSMVVQGLGVAILPRLAAEPIPEGVQVYSLPVPLERIIGVAVLKDALLVPAVFAFLDTLKGAPELVAAR, encoded by the coding sequence ATGAAAGAAATTAATACGCGCAAAATGAAAATCTCGCAGTTACACGCCTTGGTTGCAGTGGCGGATTGCGGCAATTTTAGTGATGCTGCTTTGTCTCTAGAATTGTCGCAGTCAGCAGTCAGCCATGCGATCGCGAGTTTAGAAGAAGAATTAGGCGTGCCCCTATTTCACCGAGGCCGTCACGGTGCTCACCTAACGCCAGTAGGAGAGAGAATTCTCGCTCACGGTCGCGAAATTCTGCAATCCTTAGAGATGATGGTCAAAGAAGCTTCCCTAGAAAGAGGTTTGCAGGGGGGATTAGTGCGAATTGCCTCTTTTCGCAGCGTGGCGACTCACGTACTCCCCGGAGTGATTGCCAACTTCCGCCGCCGTTTCCCCAAAATTGCGGTCAGCATTACGGAAATTCCCCATACTCAGGGTGTGGAACAAGCTGTGCGATCGCGCCGCGCAGATATTGGTATCGTCACTATTCCTACTTGCGATGAGTTTGAAACTAGGGAACTTTTGCGCGATGAATATATTGTTTTGGTACCGCCGAATGCCAAATTAAAAGGTAATAAATTTACCTGGGAAGATTTAGCTAGTTTCCCCTTAATTTTAGAACCGCCGGACTATAGCTGTTCTTGGCCGATTCGCAATTACTTGACGGCTGCGGAATTGCTTGTCGATATCGCTTACGAACTTAGCGAAGACTCAACAATTCTCAGCATGGTTGTCCAAGGTTTGGGTGTAGCAATTCTCCCGCGTTTGGCTGCGGAACCGATACCGGAAGGGGTACAGGTGTACAGTTTGCCAGTTCCTCTGGAAAGGATAATTGGGGTAGCTGTTTTGAAAGATGCGCTGTTAGTACCGGCGGTGTTTGCGTTTTTGGATACGCTTAAAGGTGCGCCTGAGCTCGTTGCCGCAAGATGA
- a CDS encoding cupin domain-containing protein: MFERNSQFTAIKLENNQVFRLPKAYRDVQVLSGTAWITIDKQDIILKSGEKVSLPLSKNFAVISALSKSPLILEVLTDEKKAITNQFTERLTVVR; encoded by the coding sequence ATGTTTGAACGCAATTCCCAATTTACCGCTATTAAACTTGAAAATAATCAAGTATTCAGGCTACCAAAAGCCTACCGAGATGTGCAGGTTTTGTCAGGAACCGCTTGGATAACTATTGACAAACAAGATATCATCTTAAAAAGTGGAGAAAAAGTTTCACTTCCCTTAAGTAAAAATTTTGCTGTAATTTCTGCTTTGAGTAAAAGCCCGTTAATTTTGGAAGTCCTGACTGATGAGAAGAAAGCAATAACAAACCAATTTACGGAGCGGTTAACAGTAGTCCGTTAA
- a CDS encoding winged helix-turn-helix transcriptional regulator produces MKIKHNLTDADSRIKASWCFDSSCPIQFMLELLGSKWSVLILRELFRCDRRTHELLEALPGISSKTLTLRLRELEMHGLVKRTVYPEIPPHVEYALTEKGREVQPVMVALKQVGERWLGKKSCACPLE; encoded by the coding sequence ATGAAAATAAAACATAATTTAACCGATGCTGATTCCCGAATTAAGGCTAGCTGGTGTTTTGATAGTAGCTGTCCGATTCAGTTCATGCTAGAATTACTAGGGAGTAAATGGTCTGTGCTGATTTTGCGAGAGCTATTTAGGTGCGATCGCCGCACCCATGAACTTTTAGAAGCTTTACCTGGTATTAGCTCCAAAACCCTAACTCTGAGGCTCAGAGAGTTAGAAATGCACGGTTTAGTGAAACGGACTGTTTATCCAGAAATTCCGCCTCATGTTGAATATGCTCTCACAGAGAAAGGCCGAGAAGTTCAGCCAGTGATGGTGGCCCTTAAACAGGTAGGAGAGCGGTGGTTAGGGAAAAAAAGTTGTGCTTGTCCTTTGGAATGA